A region from the Deinococcus sp. KSM4-11 genome encodes:
- a CDS encoding DUF1989 domain-containing protein: MTLDIPTHRIPPQSGAGFTLSRGDVLVVIDAYGEQVSDLMAFAADQPDEWLSSGRTFDYNETIYLSTGHVLYSNRSRPMFTLERDDVGRHDFLLTPCSTETFEILYPPGTADGHPSCFSNLVQALAPYGIQPDRIPTTLNIFMNVLVDERGRVNIAPPISTAGQRLELRAEMNLIVGLTACSAEGSNGGTFKPIDYRIIPAGTPRDA; the protein is encoded by the coding sequence ATGACCCTGGACATCCCAACCCACCGCATCCCGCCGCAGAGTGGCGCCGGGTTCACCCTCAGCCGGGGAGACGTGCTGGTCGTGATCGACGCGTATGGAGAGCAGGTCTCGGACCTGATGGCCTTCGCCGCCGACCAGCCGGACGAGTGGCTGTCGTCCGGCCGCACCTTCGATTACAACGAGACCATCTACCTGAGTACCGGGCACGTCCTGTATTCCAACCGCAGCCGGCCGATGTTCACGCTGGAGCGCGACGACGTGGGTCGCCACGATTTCCTGCTCACGCCCTGCTCTACCGAGACCTTCGAGATCCTGTACCCGCCCGGCACGGCCGACGGCCATCCCAGCTGCTTTTCCAATCTGGTGCAGGCTCTGGCACCCTACGGCATCCAGCCGGACCGGATTCCCACCACGCTGAACATCTTCATGAATGTCCTCGTGGACGAGCGCGGCCGGGTGAACATCGCGCCCCCAATCTCCACGGCCGGGCAGCGGCTGGAACTGCGCGCCGAGATGAACCTGATCGTCGGCCTGACCGCGTGTTCCGCCGAGGGCAGCAATGGCGGCACCTTCAAGCCCATCGACTACCGGATCATTCCGGCCGGAACCCCTCGTGACGCTTAG
- a CDS encoding asparagine synthase-related protein, with amino-acid sequence MAQDFTATFTRVDAPHAAAQGGVRCGAWLVSLEAGDATVVTRPGSELRAVIKGCVYGAGPDALLDAYERHGPDFPRHLEGNYAALLLDGRAGRILAITDRVGSRALYAAHDGLHAALSTRADWAPLRKRPLSLAGVSSMLIKGNLIGGLTLHEGVTSLRRACVHELAVDTFRAHDYWPLTFTPDAGRSEADLEAEFVHLLRAAVTRRLAASGDRPYLSLSGGYDSRALLSLMSAPGRAVRTVSYTLSTLTPGSDAPIAQRLAAQYGAQHTALTAYRGRVLDNVQQNVSWSGGAAPLCDEADAWAEFAALNPSDVFVGDHAFDFNSHPLGGRADQLLRQKVPPSYELLGWLRGSLSSDTFGALESQWHATLDGVLAHSGAAPGQTFDGYELEMALMLDVNVAHSLLPWRDRFAGHTAQVHTPYLDGALLDFTLGLPLPLLARKALFRRALRRLDPQLMQVPLARSLGYVADWKLELIAQRDDIWDSVQATPSPLDDLISPDVIQTLLLNLAPTPRGTQWRGNLRQTLGRLRRTPLGLRVLGPAPIRKTVDAATFLRRVLVLRELTAARLPVPTTPVRLPEPA; translated from the coding sequence ATGGCACAGGACTTCACCGCCACCTTCACCCGCGTCGACGCGCCACATGCGGCCGCCCAGGGCGGCGTGCGCTGCGGCGCGTGGCTGGTCTCCCTGGAGGCCGGGGACGCCACGGTCGTCACGCGGCCCGGCTCGGAACTGCGGGCCGTCATCAAGGGCTGCGTGTACGGTGCCGGGCCGGACGCCCTGCTGGACGCCTACGAACGCCATGGGCCGGACTTCCCGCGTCATCTGGAAGGCAACTACGCGGCCCTGCTGCTGGATGGCCGGGCGGGACGTATCCTGGCCATCACGGACCGGGTGGGATCACGGGCCCTGTACGCTGCCCACGACGGCCTTCACGCCGCACTCTCGACCCGAGCCGACTGGGCACCACTGCGAAAGCGGCCCCTCAGCCTGGCGGGCGTGAGCAGCATGCTGATCAAGGGCAACCTGATCGGCGGCCTGACCCTGCACGAGGGCGTCACCAGCCTGCGCCGTGCCTGCGTACACGAACTGGCCGTGGACACCTTCCGTGCCCACGATTACTGGCCGCTCACCTTCACTCCGGACGCGGGCCGCAGCGAGGCCGATCTGGAGGCGGAATTCGTGCACCTGCTGCGCGCCGCCGTGACCCGCCGCCTGGCCGCCAGTGGCGACCGTCCCTACCTGTCGCTGAGTGGTGGCTACGATTCCCGCGCGCTCCTCAGTCTCATGAGCGCTCCAGGTCGAGCTGTCCGCACTGTGTCGTACACGCTGAGCACCCTGACCCCCGGCAGCGATGCGCCCATCGCGCAGCGGCTCGCCGCCCAGTACGGCGCGCAGCACACGGCCCTGACCGCCTACCGGGGCCGCGTGCTGGACAACGTGCAGCAGAACGTGAGCTGGAGCGGCGGCGCGGCCCCGCTGTGCGACGAGGCGGACGCCTGGGCCGAGTTCGCGGCCCTGAATCCCTCGGACGTGTTCGTGGGGGACCATGCCTTCGACTTCAACTCCCACCCCCTGGGCGGCCGGGCGGATCAGCTGCTGCGGCAGAAGGTGCCGCCATCCTACGAGCTGCTGGGCTGGCTGCGCGGGTCGCTGAGCAGCGACACCTTCGGTGCCCTGGAAAGCCAGTGGCACGCCACCCTGGACGGCGTCCTCGCCCACTCGGGCGCCGCTCCCGGTCAGACGTTCGACGGGTACGAGCTGGAAATGGCCCTGATGCTCGACGTGAACGTCGCGCACTCCCTGCTGCCCTGGCGTGACCGCTTCGCCGGGCACACCGCACAGGTGCACACGCCCTACCTGGACGGCGCCCTGCTGGACTTCACGCTCGGTCTGCCCCTGCCCCTCCTGGCCCGCAAGGCCCTGTTCAGGCGCGCCCTGCGCCGCCTCGACCCGCAGCTGATGCAGGTGCCCCTGGCCCGTTCCCTGGGCTACGTCGCAGATTGGAAGCTGGAACTCATCGCGCAGCGTGACGACATCTGGGACAGTGTGCAGGCCACGCCCAGTCCGCTGGACGACCTGATCTCCCCGGACGTCATCCAGACCCTGCTGCTGAACCTGGCCCCCACGCCACGCGGTACCCAGTGGCGTGGCAACCTGCGCCAGACGCTGGGCCGCCTGCGCCGCACCCCGCTGGGCCTGCGCGTGCTGGGGCCAGCGCCCATCCGCAAGACGGTGGACGCCGCGACCTTCCTGCGCCGCGTGCTGGTGCTCCGCGAACTGACGGCCGCCCGGCTCCCGGTTCCCACCACGCCGGTTCGCCTTCCGGAACCAGCGTAA
- a CDS encoding acetate kinase — MWTLVLNCGSSSVKVALLNPDSGAVALTALAERLGQGGAALRLDVGGEPRAVALAGGSYPEAFAALLRELDALGLRSDVSAVGHRVVHGGETFSAPALITDVVLDAIRACSALAPLHNPANIAGIEAARTAFPDAAQVAVFDTAFHQTMPEVAYRYAVPDAWYRQHGVRRYGFHGTSHAYVAQEAARMLDRPLAELNLVTAHLGNGCSVCAVQGGRSVDTSMGLTPLEGLVMGTRSGDVDPGLHDFIARQAGLNLDQVTAALNRESGLLGVSQLSNDLRELEAAAGRGHAGARLALDVFVYRLAKAVAGMAVALGHVDGLVFTGGIGENAVAVRAATLARLGILGAGVDDSANARAVRGVSGTISAPGRLTTLVVNTNEELMIARETARTLGA; from the coding sequence ATGTGGACGCTGGTTCTGAACTGTGGGAGCAGCAGCGTGAAGGTGGCGCTGCTGAACCCGGACTCTGGCGCGGTGGCCCTCACGGCCCTCGCGGAACGGCTGGGCCAGGGGGGCGCGGCCCTGCGGCTCGACGTGGGTGGCGAGCCGCGCGCTGTGGCGCTGGCGGGTGGCAGTTACCCGGAGGCATTCGCGGCGCTGCTCCGCGAGCTGGACGCCCTGGGCCTGCGCAGCGATGTGAGCGCAGTCGGGCACCGGGTCGTGCACGGCGGCGAGACCTTCAGCGCCCCGGCACTCATCACGGACGTCGTGCTGGACGCCATCCGGGCGTGTTCGGCGCTGGCCCCGCTGCACAACCCGGCGAACATCGCGGGGATCGAGGCCGCCCGCACGGCCTTTCCGGATGCGGCGCAGGTGGCGGTGTTCGACACGGCCTTCCACCAGACCATGCCGGAGGTCGCGTACCGCTACGCCGTGCCGGACGCGTGGTACCGGCAGCATGGGGTGCGGCGCTACGGCTTTCACGGCACGTCGCATGCGTACGTGGCGCAGGAGGCCGCGCGGATGCTGGATCGCCCGCTGGCCGAGCTGAATCTGGTCACGGCGCATCTGGGCAACGGCTGCAGCGTGTGCGCGGTGCAGGGCGGGCGCAGCGTGGACACCAGCATGGGCCTCACGCCGCTGGAGGGGCTGGTCATGGGCACCCGCAGCGGCGACGTCGATCCGGGCCTGCACGATTTCATTGCCCGGCAGGCGGGCCTGAACCTGGATCAGGTGACGGCGGCCCTGAACCGCGAGAGCGGCCTGCTGGGCGTCAGCCAGCTCAGCAACGACCTGCGCGAGCTGGAGGCCGCCGCCGGGCGCGGGCACGCGGGAGCGCGGCTGGCGCTGGACGTGTTCGTGTACCGGCTGGCGAAGGCCGTGGCGGGCATGGCGGTCGCCCTCGGGCACGTGGACGGGCTGGTCTTCACGGGCGGGATCGGGGAAAACGCAGTGGCCGTGCGGGCCGCGACCCTGGCCCGGCTGGGCATTCTGGGAGCCGGCGTGGACGATAGCGCGAACGCCCGGGCGGTGCGTGGCGTGTCCGGCACGATCAGCGCGCCGGGCCGCCTGACCACGCTGGTCGTGAACACCAACGAGGAACTGATGATCGCCCGCGAGACCGCCCGCACGCTGGGCGCATGA
- a CDS encoding roadblock/LC7 domain-containing protein produces MTNAVYTMIVRALGKLVSDRAAESMLRTALRDLRLSPDTVTGSDMQRVLSGPLLARLSTVLPQGRARQELLGLSRQLEATDVKAPTLFTQPGPSASWEEHSDATATSWDQLDLDVDDFEFDDPDSALTSTGQSYDLDSPLGQEDLLQALGRLSGVQGVMVCRANGEVLRVRAIREAPGLGAVVAASALLFQQRTLRLLSAELGGRTVCVRPLGAYCVAVIVNSQSNVGRLLVELQQLKAAA; encoded by the coding sequence ATGACCAACGCCGTTTACACCATGATTGTGCGCGCCCTCGGGAAACTCGTCTCGGATCGGGCGGCCGAGAGCATGCTGCGCACGGCGCTGCGGGATCTGCGGTTGTCGCCCGATACGGTGACGGGATCGGATATGCAGCGGGTGCTGTCCGGGCCGCTACTGGCCCGGCTGTCGACGGTTCTGCCGCAGGGCCGGGCGCGGCAGGAGCTGCTGGGGTTGTCCCGACAGCTGGAGGCGACGGACGTGAAGGCCCCGACGCTGTTCACGCAGCCGGGGCCGTCGGCATCGTGGGAGGAGCATTCGGACGCGACGGCGACCAGTTGGGATCAGCTTGACCTGGATGTGGACGATTTCGAGTTCGACGATCCGGACTCCGCGCTGACCTCGACGGGACAGTCGTACGATCTGGACTCACCGCTGGGGCAGGAAGACCTGCTTCAGGCGCTGGGGCGGCTCAGCGGCGTGCAGGGCGTGATGGTGTGCCGCGCGAACGGTGAGGTGCTGCGCGTCCGGGCCATCCGCGAGGCGCCGGGGCTGGGCGCGGTGGTGGCGGCGAGTGCTTTGCTGTTCCAGCAGCGAACGCTGCGGCTCCTGTCGGCAGAACTGGGGGGCCGGACGGTGTGCGTGCGTCCGTTGGGCGCGTACTGCGTGGCGGTCATCGTGAATTCTCAATCGAATGTGGGACGGTTACTCGTGGAACTCCAGCAGTTGAAGGCGGCAGCATGA
- the tsaE gene encoding tRNA (adenosine(37)-N6)-threonylcarbamoyltransferase complex ATPase subunit type 1 TsaE, with amino-acid sequence MDGFPLAVNEVRVLAGEDAQRALGAALATALPPGALLFLDGELGAGKTTLTQGLVAALGFTDTVTSPTYALMHVYPTPAGNVLHVDAYRVRDAAELYEMDLDALVEGSRLSVIEWGETLYADWPDAPILHLEHVDGEGGERRITRRR; translated from the coding sequence ATGGACGGGTTTCCGCTGGCCGTGAACGAGGTGCGGGTGCTGGCGGGTGAGGACGCGCAGCGGGCGCTGGGCGCGGCGCTGGCCACCGCCCTGCCGCCGGGCGCGCTGCTGTTCCTGGATGGTGAGCTGGGAGCCGGAAAGACCACCCTGACCCAGGGTCTGGTCGCCGCGCTGGGCTTCACGGACACGGTCACGAGCCCCACCTACGCGCTGATGCACGTCTACCCCACCCCGGCCGGGAACGTGCTGCATGTGGACGCCTACCGCGTACGGGACGCGGCGGAACTGTACGAGATGGATCTGGACGCCCTGGTCGAGGGCAGCCGCCTGAGCGTGATCGAGTGGGGCGAGACGTTGTACGCGGACTGGCCGGACGCGCCGATCCTGCACCTGGAGCATGTGGACGGCGAGGGCGGGGAGCGGCGCATCACGCGGCGGCGCTGA